One Brassica napus cultivar Da-Ae chromosome A1, Da-Ae, whole genome shotgun sequence genomic region harbors:
- the LOC106369367 gene encoding putative F-box/kelch-repeat protein At3g22730 — MMISDLPHHLLEEILSRVPATTLKRLQPTCKQWNALLKDQIFTEKHHRKAPKQPLLLMLKEFRVCPVSVEINLSVTAPSIEFKDPFDIKGSPSSSQQVNIVEVIHCEGLLLCITEYNKLVVWNPFLGETKWIQASSHYKKKSSFALGYKNNKSCRDYKILRYWQSCKSEDQVVEFEIYELSSDSWRFLDGISLDYYIHASGWVSLQGNTYWVGSERKDKDSSIFLLSFDFTTERFRRLNLPPVLPTMKLSLFREEQISGLHMNYFPLKMDLWVTTNFGTEAAALSWSKSFTVDLHVLEERYPMFTTFLLDEDKIHKKVVVCPGLVGRDTKNVVYIIGEDNEYHTEIPYVRSTQKPWWPRIFNYVPSLVQIQQ; from the coding sequence ATGATGATATCCGATCTTCCCCACCATCTATTAGAAGAAATACTCTCTAGGGTTCCGGCGACAACTCTGAAACGGTTGCAACCCACTTGCAAACAATGGAATGCTTTACTCAAAGACCAAATATTCACCGAGAAGCACCACCGTAAAGCTCCAAAGCAGCCTCTACTTCTCATGCTGAAGGAGTTTAGGGTTTGTCCAGTGAGCGTTGAGATCAATCTCAGCGTCACTGCTCCATCTATAGAGTTTAAGGATCCCTTTGACATAAAGGGTTCCCCCTCTAGTTCACAACAAGTCAACATAGTCGAAGTCATTCACTGCGAAGGTTTGTTATTATGCATTACCGAATACAATAAGCTCGTTGTTTGGAATCCGTTTTTAGGGGAAACTAAATGGATCCAAGCAAGTAGTCATTACAAGAAAAAATCTAGTTTTGCTCTAGGATACAAAAACAACAAATCTTGCCGTGACTACAAAATCTTGAGGTATTGGCAGAGTTGCAAGAGCGAAGACCAAGTTGTTgagtttgaaatatatgaaCTTAGCTCTGATTCATGGAGGTTTCTTGATGGAATCTCTCTGGACTACTATATACATGCAAGTGGATGGGTATCTTTGCAAGGGAATACTTATTGGGTTGGTTCAGAGAGAAAAGACAAGGATTCTTCTATATTCTTACTCAGTTTTGATTTCACAACAGAGAGATTTAGACGTTTAAATCTTCCTCCAGTTCTACCAACTATGAAGCTATCTCTTTTTAGAGAAGAACAAATCTCAGGGTTACATATGAACTATTTTCCATTAAAGATGGATCTGTGGGTGACCACTAACTTTGGTACTGAAGCTGCCGCCTTGTCGTGGAGCAAGTCCTTTACAGTGGATTTACACGTTCTTGAAGAACGTTACCCGATGTTCACGACTTTTTTACTCGACGAGGACAAGATTCACAAGAAAGTGGTCGTGTGTCCGGGACTAGTTGGTCGGGACACAAAGAACGTGGTCTACATTATTGGAGAGGACAATGAATATCACACAGAAATCCCTTATGTAAGATCTACACAGAAACCATGGTGGCCACGTATATTTAATTATGTCCCAAGTTTGGTTCAAATCCAGCAATGA
- the LOC106350893 gene encoding uncharacterized protein LOC106350893, translated as MSSSLDRALLAMTLDEDDEPFDLPDLPQYSSCQNNSISLIGRFLNPDCQKMSNLIREMPRKWQKFDRVRGVALSSERFQFIFKHEHDLVEVYEKGVHCLNDWSLAMERWVEKPPEDYLNYVFIWVRLRNIPVNHYTLKAITALGDLVGEVVEVAFDPSKPQINDYVRVKIRFNVSKPLRKSKVVNLPSGGQTSILYEYERIHKRCFHCQRLTHEQTVCPIKLRSLQRASDQLPSSSKISDSLKELVLKEPDPLFGVLEENQVGINPSTGRPRIAKEVLDGMRLYLLSASGPEKIIREQRVKASLADIGNDPVAQKSFLSLEAIPSVTSEVDKGKGPVFDFEKHDNINSYPQVPGYHTKLLASAIQAGGIRKESFVPQYYRSEGSANNSFDDMMAYSEFSSVNAAMAGEAGSSCTAVGFRAGKARRRPSRNKRQIVDKDSMLQQRISKEGSNNKRKADEQVGGVSLAKRKLGTAVPLEGLPNFL; from the coding sequence atgtcttcttctttggaTAGAGCTCTCCTAGCGATGACGttagatgaagatgatgaacctTTTGATCTTCCTGATCTGCCTCAGTACAGCTCATGTCAAAATAATTCGATCAGTTTGATTGGAAGGTTCTTAAATCCTGACTGCCAGAAGATGTCGAATTTGATACGAGAAATGCCCCGAAAATGGCAGAAATTCGATCGTGTCCGTGGAGTTGCGCTTTCGTCGGAGAGATTTCAATTCATCTTCAAGCATGAGCACGATCTCGTTGAGGTGTATGAAAAGGGCGTTCATTGTCTTAATGATTGGTCCTTGGCGATGGAAAGATGGGTTGAAAAACCTCCAGAAGACTACCTCAACTATGTTTTTATCTGGGTTCGACTTCGCAATATTCCTGTTAACCATTATACGCTTAAAGCTATTACTGCCTTAGGTGATTTGGTTGGAGAAGTGGTGGAAGTTGCCTTTGATCCTTCGAAACCCCAGATAAACGATTATGTCAGAGTAAAGATTCGCTTTAATGTCTCCAAACCGCTTCGCAAATCTAAGGTAGTCAATCTCCCAAGTGGTGGACAAACTTCAATCCTATATGAATACGAGAGGATTCACAAGAGATGTTTCCACTGTCAAAGATTGACTCATGAGCAAACTGTATGCCCTATAAAACTTCGTTCTCTCCAGAGAGCCTCCGATCAGCTACCTTCTTCAAGCAAAATATCTGACTCGCTTAAGGAGTTGGTTTTAAAAGAGCCTGATCCTCTCTTTGGTGTTCTGGAAGAAAATCAAGTGGGTATTAATCCTTCAACAGGAAGACCTAGAATAGCTAAAGAGGTTCTTGATGGTATGAGGCTTTATCTCCTATCTGCTTCCGGTCCAGAAAAAATTATCCGAGAACAAAGAGTTAAGGCTTCTTTAGCAGATATCGGGAATGATCCTGTAGCTCAGAAATCTTTTCTTAGTTTGGAAGCTATTCCGAGTGTTACCAGTGAAGTTGATAAAGGAAAGGGTCCTGTGTTTGACTTTGAAAAACATGATAACATCAATAGCTACCCTCAAGTTCCAGGTTATCATACCAAATTATTAGCTTCAGCAATTCAAGCGGGAGGTATTAGGAAGGAATCCTTTGTTCCTCAATATTATCGCTCTGAAGGATCAGCTAATAACTCTTTTGATGATATGATGGCCTATTCAGAATTCTCATCAGTTAATGCAGCTATGGCTGGTGAAGCTGGCTCATCATGCACTGCAGTGGGTTTTAGAGCTGGAAAAGCAAGAAGAAGACCTTccagaaacaaaagacaaatCGTTGACAAGGATTCTATGCTTCAGCAACGCATCTCAAAAGAAGGctcaaataataaaagaaaggCAGATGAGCAAGTTGGAGGAGTTTCTTTGGCTAAGCGGAAGCTTGGTACGGCGGTCCCACTGGAGGGACTGCCTAACTTTTTATGA